In Nothobranchius furzeri strain GRZ-AD chromosome 18, NfurGRZ-RIMD1, whole genome shotgun sequence, a single genomic region encodes these proteins:
- the LOC139063859 gene encoding uncharacterized protein: MVSSGVQAPLLLPPPPPSPPPPVATNKPSAGREEPTDEELLETAQETPDLPAAVLPPPPPAASSKQDTLSKNSRSGSAGRCSPGTVLGGRGSSQSLSPWWYPPQPLAVYKQPPASPDPFFACCGQIAPPPQMPPVPSPVWLLTVYGYDVLMRLDEFKARITSTFGSILKMDSTKKVMKKLAGAASGTAAWATNAGNEHGQVLMSVLTCCEGSEGLSKMVAGLMRRYRLAEVPAPQLIYVDCDCCKQDGVSKMAALFPV; this comes from the exons ATGGTCT CTTCTGGAGTACAGGCACCTCTcctgctccctcctcctcctccttctccgccGCCTCCTGTGGCTACAAACAAACCATCTGCGGGACGGGAGGAACCCACAGACGAGGAACTCCTGGAGACCGCACAAGAAACTCCAGATCTCCCTGCTGCAGTCCTCCCTCCCCCACCTCCTGCTGCCAGCTCTAAGCAGG ataccctgtctaaG AACAGCAGGAGTGGATCGGCCGGGCGCTGCTCACCAGGGACCGTGCTGGGAGGCCGCGGCTCATCACAGAGCTTAAGTCCCTGGTGGTACCCTCCCCAGCCCTTGGCGGTCTACAAACAGCCTCCCGCCTCTCCTGACCCCTTCTTTGCCTGTTGTGGGCAGATCGCACCACCTCCCCAGATGCCCCCTGTGCCCTCACCCGTCTGGCTGCTGACCGTTTACGGTTACGACGTGCTGATGCGGCTGGACGAGTTCAAGGCCAGGATCACGTCCACCTTCGGATCTATCCTAAAGATGGATTCCACAAAGAAG GTGATGAAGAAGCTCGCAGGTGCCGCCTCTGGCACGGCCGCCTGGGCTACCAACGCGGGCAACGAGCACGGCCAGGTCCTCATGAGCGTCCTCACTTGCTGCGAGGGCTCCGAGGGCCTGTCCAAGATGGTGGCCGGACTGATGAGGCGGTACCGATTAGCCGAGGTACCTGCCCCCCAGCTCATCTACGTGGACTGCGACTGCTGCAAACAGGACGGCGTGTCCAAGATGGCTGCCTTATTTCCGGTATAA